The genomic region GAGGTAGCCGCTCCACAATGTCGCGGGTCATATGCAATCTTGACCTTGGAGGTGGCCTGACGTACGCCTTGTGCCTGCTTCAGCATTCGACTAAGCCCCCTAGTGTTTTTTTTAGCTGGCCAAAAATACTTAAATGGTGAAAACCTTAAGCTTAAATTGTACAAAAAATTCGACACAACCTCCCCTAATAGTATAGCATTCCCCaaaaccttaaaacagtaaTTCACAACCCGTAACACATTTTCACAATGCAGCAAATTTTCACCATCATAAACataatagttttaaaatgaaaaaaaaaaaaaatacaacgtaGTGAGAATTAGAAAAAACTACCTGGCTGGGAGGCCTCACCCTCGACTCTGGATGCCAAGGAAGTGTGATTAGAAGGCTCAGGCTCATGACGGCGCCGGTGAGGCCACCGTGCACTAAGCGATTGAACCGACACTGATGACATCGATGAGACGGGCGGTTGGGTCGTCGTAGGAGTAGTCTCAGTAAAGGGTGTAGGCTCCCCAATCAATGGAGCACTCACGCCTGGAGCAATAGATGCTGATAATGCAGGAGGCACATTGGTCACAC from Pyrus communis chromosome 9, drPyrComm1.1, whole genome shotgun sequence harbors:
- the LOC137745983 gene encoding uncharacterized protein isoform X1, producing MSRLNTHRRSVTNVPPALSASIAPGVSAPLIGEPTPFTETTPTTTQPPVSSMSSVSVQSLSARWPHRRRHEPEPSNHTSLASRVEGEASQPAKKNTRGLSRMLKQAQGVRQATSKVKIAYDPRHCGAATSQQHSSVVSSCGVVIRQNCPFQWDSWAEILEEMKKLVRHKLSVIYDLEDIFPEAMAYLEVALATRY